One window of the Crassaminicella thermophila genome contains the following:
- a CDS encoding 30S ribosomal protein S1 codes for MKKNWEILEEAAKEKGTVEVKILQAIKGGVIAICNEIKGFIPASQLSTSYVSDLQEFVGKQINVKIIDLNRRKKNVVFSHRVLMEEENKIKRRLLWEKIEKGSVVEGEVKRITNFGAFVDIGGIDGLVHISDLSWGRVNHPSDVVKIGDRIKVVILDFDKENEKISLGLKQTTPEPWINIDEKFNIGDIVEGKIVKLVDFGVFVEIAPGIDGLVHISQICDRHIAKPSEEVHVGLKVKVKILDINKENKRISLSIKEAAENIEEPNLEIINNDEPTTIGDIIESKK; via the coding sequence TTGAAAAAAAATTGGGAAATATTAGAAGAAGCAGCTAAAGAAAAAGGTACAGTAGAAGTTAAAATCCTCCAAGCCATTAAAGGAGGCGTTATCGCTATATGTAATGAAATTAAAGGATTCATACCAGCATCTCAATTATCTACAAGTTATGTAAGTGATTTACAAGAATTTGTTGGCAAACAAATTAATGTAAAGATAATAGATTTAAATAGAAGGAAAAAAAATGTGGTATTTTCTCATAGAGTGCTTATGGAAGAAGAAAATAAAATCAAGAGACGTTTATTATGGGAAAAGATAGAAAAAGGAAGTGTTGTTGAAGGGGAAGTGAAGAGAATTACAAATTTTGGTGCTTTTGTTGATATAGGAGGTATTGATGGATTAGTACATATATCTGATCTTTCTTGGGGACGAGTAAATCATCCATCTGATGTTGTAAAAATAGGAGATAGGATAAAAGTTGTTATATTAGATTTTGATAAAGAAAATGAGAAAATTTCATTAGGATTAAAGCAGACAACGCCAGAACCATGGATAAATATAGATGAAAAATTTAATATTGGTGATATTGTTGAAGGTAAAATTGTAAAATTGGTAGATTTTGGTGTTTTTGTTGAAATTGCCCCTGGTATTGATGGATTAGTACATATATCTCAAATCTGCGATAGACATATTGCAAAGCCATCTGAAGAGGTGCATGTTGGTTTAAAAGTAAAAGTTAAAATTTTAGATATAAATAAGGAAAACAAGAGAATAAGTTTAAGTATAAAAGAAGCAGCTGAAAATATAGAGGAACCTAATTTAGAAATAATTAATAATGATGAGCCAACTACAATAGGTGATATTATTGAATCTAAAAAATAA
- the ispH gene encoding 4-hydroxy-3-methylbut-2-enyl diphosphate reductase — MKIIVANNAGFCFGVKQAMNKTINTIGNTNNKKVYTYGPLIHNDQVIEKLESMGISAIKNVKDAKDNIMIIRSHGVSLKIYDLSNENNIEIIDATCPFVRNVQKIVKEYYDKDYGIVIVGNPNHPEVIGINGWCNNNAYIVQELKDIDIIKNCEKICVVAQTTITLELWNSVVKKLEEKVEVLKKFNTICTATKERQESCAEVAKQVDAMIVIGGYHSSNTQKLVQISKKYCPNTYHIEIAEELPIVQLKNLNKIGVTAGASTPDWIIKEAIEKMNNMEKENNSMMDMMEEIENTLRVPRRGTTVKGTVIHVTDDEIMVNIGYKSDGIIPKSEISNDPFVNPHQIAKEGDEIEAYVLRTDDGEGNILLSKKRIDIEKKLGNIRRSS; from the coding sequence TTGAAAATAATTGTTGCTAACAATGCTGGTTTTTGCTTTGGTGTTAAACAAGCTATGAATAAGACGATTAATACTATTGGTAATACTAACAATAAAAAAGTTTATACTTATGGACCTTTGATACATAATGATCAAGTAATTGAAAAGTTAGAATCTATGGGCATATCAGCAATAAAAAATGTTAAGGATGCGAAAGATAATATTATGATTATTAGATCACATGGAGTTTCACTAAAGATTTATGATTTATCTAATGAAAATAATATTGAAATAATTGATGCTACATGTCCATTTGTTAGGAATGTACAAAAAATTGTAAAAGAATATTATGATAAAGATTATGGTATTGTTATCGTTGGAAACCCGAATCATCCAGAAGTTATTGGCATAAATGGATGGTGTAATAATAATGCATATATTGTTCAAGAACTTAAAGATATTGATATAATAAAGAATTGTGAAAAAATATGTGTTGTAGCACAAACTACTATTACATTAGAATTATGGAATAGTGTCGTTAAAAAATTAGAGGAAAAAGTAGAGGTTCTAAAAAAATTTAATACCATTTGTACAGCAACTAAAGAAAGGCAAGAATCTTGTGCTGAAGTGGCAAAACAAGTGGATGCAATGATTGTCATTGGTGGATACCATAGTTCAAATACACAAAAGTTAGTACAAATAAGTAAAAAATATTGTCCAAATACTTATCATATTGAAATTGCTGAAGAATTACCAATAGTACAACTAAAAAACTTGAACAAAATTGGAGTAACAGCCGGAGCATCTACACCGGACTGGATTATTAAGGAGGCTATTGAAAAAATGAACAACATGGAAAAAGAAAATAATTCAATGATGGATATGATGGAAGAAATTGAGAATACTTTAAGAGTTCCACGAAGAGGAACGACTGTAAAAGGAACGGTAATTCATGTAACGGATGATGAAATTATGGTGAATATAGGTTATAAATCAGATGGCATCATTCCAAAAAGTGAAATTTCAAATGATCCTTTTGTTAATCCTCATCAAATTGCTAAAGAGGGAGATGAAATAGAAGCTTACGTTTTAAGAACAGATGATGGAGAAGGAAATATTCTTTTATCTAAAAAAAGAATTGACATTGAAAAAAAATTGGGAAATATTAGAAGAAGCAGCTAA
- the cmk gene encoding (d)CMP kinase, translating into MVNISIALDGPAGAGKSTIAKIIAKAKKLTYIDTGAMYRAITLKILRYGKNVQEEQIKKILSDSKIDIDGNDIFLDGKLVTEEIRKPEVSNFVSHVAKISFVRMKMVELQRKIAANKNVIMDGRDIGTYVLPNATYKFFLTASIDERAKRRFTELKEKGFNVTFEEVKNEMEKRDKIDTEREFAPLRQAEDAIVIDTTGKCIQEVVDEILYYLK; encoded by the coding sequence ATGGTAAATATAAGTATTGCTTTAGATGGTCCTGCAGGTGCTGGAAAAAGTACTATTGCAAAAATAATAGCTAAGGCTAAAAAATTGACATATATTGATACAGGAGCTATGTATAGAGCTATAACATTGAAGATACTAAGATATGGAAAGAATGTTCAAGAAGAACAAATAAAAAAAATTTTATCTGATAGTAAAATCGATATAGATGGAAACGATATTTTTCTTGATGGAAAGCTTGTTACAGAGGAAATTAGAAAACCAGAAGTTAGTAACTTTGTTTCACATGTAGCTAAAATTTCATTTGTAAGGATGAAAATGGTGGAGTTACAGAGGAAAATTGCTGCTAACAAAAACGTTATAATGGATGGAAGAGATATAGGTACATATGTACTTCCTAATGCAACTTATAAATTTTTTTTAACAGCCTCTATTGATGAGAGAGCTAAAAGAAGATTTACTGAATTAAAGGAAAAGGGGTTTAATGTAACATTTGAAGAAGTAAAAAATGAAATGGAAAAAAGAGATAAAATTGATACTGAAAGAGAATTTGCACCTCTTAGACAAGCAGAAGATGCTATTGTAATTGATACAACAGGAAAATGCATACAAGAAGTAGTCGATGAAATATTATATTATTTGAAATAA
- a CDS encoding MurR/RpiR family transcriptional regulator translates to MRDENLDLIKNIQKSFSRLSKGQKLIAQFITNNYDKAAFMTASKLGNKVGVSESTVVRFANALGYEGYPQLQKELQELIKTKLTTVQRLEMSQDYTNEGAVLKKVLKADMDNIKATIEEIDDEVFQNVVNSIFDAKRIYIIGLRSSSTLAEYLGFYLNLILDNVKIVTPGVSDVFEQMLRVGKDDLVIGISFPRYSTNTLNAINYTKEQGAVVIGITDSQVSPIASISDYTLVARSNMASFVDSLVAPLSLINALLVAVGMREKDEISSTFDKLEKIWEKHNVYNNKNTI, encoded by the coding sequence ATGAGAGATGAAAATTTAGATTTAATAAAAAATATTCAAAAAAGCTTTTCAAGACTAAGTAAAGGACAGAAATTAATTGCTCAATTCATTACTAATAATTATGATAAAGCAGCTTTTATGACTGCTTCAAAGCTAGGCAATAAGGTAGGAGTTAGTGAATCAACGGTTGTAAGATTTGCTAATGCTTTAGGGTATGAAGGATACCCTCAATTGCAAAAAGAGTTACAAGAATTAATTAAAACAAAATTAACAACTGTTCAAAGATTAGAAATGTCACAAGATTATACGAATGAAGGCGCTGTTCTTAAGAAAGTATTAAAAGCAGATATGGACAATATTAAAGCAACGATTGAAGAAATAGACGATGAAGTTTTTCAAAATGTAGTAAATAGTATATTTGATGCAAAAAGAATTTATATTATAGGATTAAGAAGTTCAAGTACTCTAGCTGAATATTTAGGCTTTTATCTAAACTTAATATTAGATAATGTAAAAATTGTAACACCAGGAGTAAGTGATGTTTTTGAGCAAATGTTAAGAGTAGGGAAGGATGACTTAGTTATAGGTATTAGTTTCCCAAGATATTCTACAAATACTTTAAATGCTATAAATTATACAAAAGAACAAGGTGCTGTAGTTATAGGAATTACTGATAGCCAAGTTTCACCAATTGCATCAATTTCAGATTACACATTAGTTGCAAGGAGTAATATGGCTTCTTTTGTGGATTCTTTAGTTGCCCCTCTAAGTTTAATTAATGCATTATTAGTTGCTGTAGGTATGAGGGAGAAAGATGAAATCTCTAGTACCTTTGATAAGCTAGAAAAAATATGGGAAAAACATAACGTTTATAATAATAAAAATACTATATAA
- the miaB gene encoding tRNA (N6-isopentenyl adenosine(37)-C2)-methylthiotransferase MiaB codes for MENEEYLEKTGQRKKVMIITYGCQMNEHDSEKLLGMLDNMGYIETNNMYEADLIIYNTCCVRENAELKVYGNLGQLKSLKKEKKDMIIVVCGCMMQQPHVVEQIKRKYNHVDLVFGTHNLHRFPQLLATCKKAKDMIVEVWEEEGEIVEGIPAVRKYELKAFVNIMYGCNNFCTYCIVPYTRGRERSRNAEDIIREIKQLVMNGTKEVTLLGQNVNSYGKTLDADIDFAGLLYKLNEIEGLERIRFMTSHPKDLSYRLIRAMRDCEKVCEHIHLPVQSGSTRVLKKMNRHYSKEDYLKLVQDLKKEVPNVCITTDIIVGFPGETEEDFKETLDVIQKVQYDSAFTFLYSIREGTPAATYVDQVPENVKHERFNRLLDILNPIIAKKNSLLKGKVVEVLVEGPSKTNKDRLMGRTRTNKLVNFIGPKECIGKLVKVKITEPKTFSLNGEFIE; via the coding sequence ATGGAAAATGAAGAATACTTAGAAAAAACTGGACAAAGAAAAAAAGTAATGATTATTACCTATGGTTGTCAAATGAATGAGCATGATTCTGAAAAATTGTTAGGTATGCTCGATAATATGGGATATATAGAAACTAATAATATGTATGAAGCCGATTTGATTATTTATAATACGTGCTGTGTAAGAGAAAATGCAGAATTAAAAGTATATGGAAATCTTGGACAGTTAAAGTCATTAAAGAAAGAAAAAAAAGATATGATTATTGTCGTTTGTGGATGCATGATGCAACAACCTCATGTTGTAGAACAAATTAAGAGAAAATATAATCACGTAGATTTAGTTTTTGGGACCCATAACCTTCATAGGTTTCCTCAACTATTAGCAACTTGTAAAAAAGCTAAAGATATGATTGTAGAGGTATGGGAAGAAGAAGGAGAAATTGTAGAAGGCATACCAGCTGTAAGAAAATATGAATTAAAAGCTTTTGTAAACATTATGTATGGTTGTAATAACTTTTGTACCTATTGTATTGTACCATATACTCGCGGAAGAGAAAGAAGTAGAAATGCTGAAGATATTATACGAGAAATTAAGCAATTGGTTATGAATGGTACAAAAGAGGTGACTCTTTTAGGTCAAAATGTTAATTCCTATGGGAAGACGCTAGATGCAGATATTGATTTTGCTGGTCTTTTATATAAATTAAATGAAATCGAGGGCTTAGAGAGAATAAGGTTTATGACTTCACATCCAAAAGATTTATCTTATAGATTAATAAGAGCTATGAGAGATTGTGAAAAAGTATGTGAACATATTCACCTACCAGTTCAATCAGGTAGCACAAGAGTACTTAAGAAAATGAATAGACACTATTCTAAAGAAGATTATTTAAAACTAGTACAGGATTTAAAGAAAGAGGTTCCTAATGTATGTATTACAACAGATATTATTGTAGGTTTTCCTGGAGAAACAGAAGAAGATTTTAAAGAGACATTAGATGTTATTCAAAAGGTTCAATATGATTCTGCATTTACTTTCTTATATTCTATAAGAGAGGGTACTCCAGCAGCAACATATGTAGATCAAGTTCCTGAAAATGTAAAACATGAACGCTTTAATAGATTGTTAGATATTTTAAATCCTATAATTGCTAAAAAGAATAGTTTGCTAAAGGGAAAAGTAGTTGAGGTTCTTGTAGAAGGGCCAAGTAAGACTAATAAAGATAGACTTATGGGACGTACAAGAACTAATAAACTTGTAAATTTTATTGGGCCTAAAGAGTGTATAGGGAAACTAGTAAAAGTAAAGATTACTGAACCAAAAACATTTAGTTTAAATGGTGAATTTATTGAATAA
- a CDS encoding BaiN/RdsA family NAD(P)/FAD-dependent oxidoreductase → METVIVVGGGAAGMIAAGTAASKGKKVILLEKNDKLGKKIYITGKGRCNVTNNCDIDELLNNVTTNKNFLYSAFYTFTNYDVIELLHKYGTLTKVERGNRVFPKSDKSNDVIKALEKYMKTYNVDIKFNCEVKELLIENNDIKGVRLHNNSIISGNKVIIATGGMSYPSTGSTGDGYKFAKMLGHSIVPLKPALVPLEVEEDWAKELQGLSLKNVLLKTIYKDKEIHVEFGEMIFTHYGISGPIVLSMSNYIKDFLDKGKIKAILNLKPALDKETLEKRIIRDFEKYSKKQFKNSLNDLLPKKLIPIILRLSSIPENKYVNQITKNERKQLVKLLTNLPMTITKTRPIKEAIITSGGINVKEINPSTMESKKIKGVFFVGEILDVDALTGGYNLQIAFSTGYLAGISV, encoded by the coding sequence TTGGAAACTGTAATAGTTGTTGGAGGTGGTGCTGCTGGTATGATAGCAGCAGGTACCGCTGCATCAAAAGGAAAAAAAGTGATATTACTAGAGAAAAATGATAAACTTGGAAAAAAAATCTACATAACAGGTAAAGGTAGATGTAATGTAACGAATAATTGTGATATTGATGAGCTGTTAAATAATGTAACAACTAACAAAAATTTTTTATATAGTGCTTTTTATACTTTTACAAACTATGATGTTATAGAATTATTGCATAAATATGGGACGTTAACGAAAGTTGAAAGAGGCAACCGAGTTTTCCCTAAATCAGACAAATCTAATGATGTAATTAAAGCCCTTGAAAAGTATATGAAAACTTATAATGTAGATATTAAATTTAATTGTGAAGTAAAGGAGCTCCTAATTGAAAATAATGATATCAAAGGAGTTAGATTACATAATAATTCAATCATTAGTGGTAATAAGGTAATTATTGCTACTGGTGGAATGTCTTATCCTTCTACAGGATCTACTGGAGATGGATATAAATTTGCAAAAATGTTAGGACATAGCATTGTTCCGTTAAAACCTGCATTAGTTCCTCTCGAGGTTGAAGAAGATTGGGCTAAGGAATTACAAGGATTATCACTGAAAAATGTTTTATTAAAAACTATATATAAAGATAAAGAAATTCATGTTGAATTTGGTGAGATGATTTTTACACATTATGGAATTTCAGGACCTATTGTTTTAAGTATGAGTAACTATATAAAAGATTTTTTGGATAAGGGAAAAATTAAGGCTATATTAAACCTTAAACCAGCTTTAGATAAAGAAACATTAGAAAAGAGAATTATAAGAGATTTTGAAAAATATTCTAAAAAACAGTTTAAAAATTCACTGAATGATTTGCTTCCTAAGAAATTAATACCTATAATTTTGCGTTTATCTAGTATACCAGAAAATAAATATGTTAACCAGATAACAAAAAACGAAAGAAAACAACTTGTTAAACTATTGACAAATTTACCTATGACTATTACAAAGACGAGACCAATAAAAGAAGCTATTATTACTTCTGGTGGAATTAATGTAAAAGAAATAAATCCATCAACAATGGAATCAAAGAAAATTAAAGGGGTATTTTTTGTAGGAGAGATACTAGATGTAGATGCTTTAACAGGAGGTTATAATTTGCAAATTGCTTTTTCTACTGGTTATTTAGCTGGAATTAGCGTATAA
- a CDS encoding MerR family transcriptional regulator, which yields MIDKDKKYSISEVSKITGYEPHVLRYYESDFNLQIPRTNSNRRYYTYKEIERFIYIKELQNKGLTNKQIKLILESPELIVSATDEIAVTREVAISNSNDLTILEKNSPSDIINGICSNINCKLEQTKEEIISYLDATIKGKEQFESNDTVKKEKDVLICENARLKMKLKEKSYEVAKLKEKLNRLDQKKISFWKKFFLKKT from the coding sequence GTGATTGATAAAGATAAAAAGTATTCTATTTCAGAAGTGAGTAAAATAACTGGCTATGAACCCCATGTATTGAGATACTATGAGAGTGACTTTAACTTACAGATACCAAGGACTAATTCTAATCGAAGATATTATACTTACAAAGAAATAGAAAGATTTATTTACATAAAAGAACTTCAAAATAAAGGTCTAACCAATAAACAGATTAAGCTTATCTTAGAATCTCCTGAGTTAATTGTTTCTGCTACAGATGAAATTGCGGTAACGAGAGAAGTTGCTATTAGTAATTCAAATGATCTAACTATTTTAGAAAAAAATTCTCCTTCAGATATTATAAATGGTATATGTTCAAATATAAATTGTAAACTTGAACAAACAAAGGAGGAGATTATAAGTTATTTAGATGCTACTATCAAAGGAAAAGAACAATTTGAAAGTAATGATACTGTTAAAAAAGAAAAAGATGTTCTTATATGTGAAAATGCTAGATTAAAAATGAAATTAAAGGAAAAATCATATGAAGTAGCAAAATTGAAAGAAAAGCTTAATAGGTTAGATCAAAAAAAAATCTCGTTTTGGAAAAAATTTTTCTTAAAGAAAACATAA
- a CDS encoding histidine phosphatase family protein produces the protein MTKLYLIRHGQTKWNTESRAQGSINVALSKEGRYQATLLANRMKNYEIDCIYSSDLDRAYETAVILGEKLNTEVKKISGLREMSFGEWEGLTHENIKKNYLEHYTVWRSKPHEANIPGGEKLIDVQKRGLETINDIITENKGKNIMVVSHGVTIKSIILGIMDIDLSNFYKIRQDNTCVNLIEYRDYGPVIVTLNDTAHLENIK, from the coding sequence ATGACGAAATTATATTTAATAAGACATGGACAAACAAAATGGAATACTGAATCTAGAGCACAAGGAAGCATAAATGTAGCATTAAGCAAAGAAGGACGCTATCAGGCAACACTTTTAGCAAATAGAATGAAAAATTATGAAATAGATTGTATTTATAGTAGTGATCTAGATAGAGCATATGAAACAGCTGTGATACTTGGGGAGAAATTGAATACTGAGGTTAAGAAAATAAGTGGTTTGCGAGAAATGTCTTTTGGAGAATGGGAAGGACTAACTCATGAAAATATTAAAAAAAATTATCTAGAACATTATACTGTATGGAGAAGTAAACCTCATGAGGCAAATATTCCTGGTGGAGAAAAATTAATAGATGTTCAAAAAAGAGGACTTGAAACAATTAATGATATTATAACTGAGAATAAGGGAAAAAACATTATGGTTGTATCTCATGGAGTAACTATAAAATCTATTATATTAGGGATTATGGACATAGACCTTTCAAACTTTTATAAAATAAGACAAGATAATACATGTGTTAATTTAATCGAATATAGAGACTATGGGCCTGTTATTGTTACATTAAATGATACTGCACATTTAGAAAATATAAAGTAA
- a CDS encoding CheR family methyltransferase encodes MNNYEKFKEKIYKKTGINLSYYKERQMKRRIDSLIKRNNFINYEDYYTAINKDKKLFDEFINYLTINVSEFFRNPNQWKILQNEIFPLLLKRSKRLKIWSAACSTGDEPYSLAMALSESVSLNNVTILATDIDNEAINKAKVGIYSPKSVANVPKHLLNKYFTKIGESYKISEEIKKHIKFSQHNLLSDSYPDKCDLIVCRNVMIYFTEECKEMMYKKFYDSLNDDGILFVGSTEQIILPTRYNLDSFRTFFYKKI; translated from the coding sequence ATGAACAATTATGAAAAATTCAAAGAAAAGATCTATAAAAAAACTGGAATTAATTTATCATATTATAAAGAAAGACAAATGAAAAGAAGAATTGATTCATTAATCAAAAGAAATAATTTTATAAATTATGAAGATTATTATACTGCAATAAATAAAGATAAAAAGCTTTTTGATGAATTTATTAATTATTTAACTATAAATGTTTCGGAGTTCTTTAGGAATCCAAATCAATGGAAAATATTGCAAAATGAAATTTTCCCATTATTATTAAAGAGAAGTAAGAGGCTGAAAATTTGGAGTGCTGCTTGTTCTACTGGGGACGAACCATATTCGCTTGCAATGGCGCTAAGCGAAAGCGTGTCTTTAAATAATGTAACTATCTTAGCAACAGATATTGATAATGAAGCTATTAATAAAGCTAAAGTAGGCATATATTCTCCTAAAAGCGTTGCAAATGTGCCAAAGCATTTACTTAATAAATATTTTACTAAAATTGGAGAATCTTACAAAATAAGCGAAGAAATAAAAAAACATATTAAGTTTAGTCAACATAATTTATTAAGTGATTCATACCCAGATAAATGCGATTTAATTGTATGCAGAAATGTCATGATATATTTTACTGAAGAATGTAAAGAAATGATGTATAAAAAGTTTTATGATTCGTTAAATGATGATGGAATATTATTTGTTGGTAGTACAGAACAAATTATTCTTCCTACAAGATATAATTTAGATTCTTTCAGAACTTTTTTTTACAAGAAAATATAA
- a CDS encoding 2-oxoacid:ferredoxin oxidoreductase subunit beta has product MDKLPHIWCPGCGHGILMRAIAKAIENLGLDKDKVCIVSGIGCSSRAPGYMDFNTLHTTHGRALAFATGVKLARPELEVIVITGDGDAAAIGGNHLIHAARRNINITTIVFNNNIYGMTGGQYSPTTPTGDLGTTAPYGNIDRPFDIPKLAASAGATYVARGTAYHANQLVKLVEKGIQNKGFSLIEGVSVCPTYYGRKNKKGTAVDIMKWQRDHAVDIKVAEKLSSEQLEGKFLIGEFKNTTEPEYTEEYQKIIDRFIKER; this is encoded by the coding sequence ATGGATAAATTACCACATATTTGGTGTCCAGGATGTGGGCATGGAATTTTAATGAGAGCTATAGCAAAAGCAATTGAGAATTTAGGTTTAGATAAAGATAAAGTATGTATTGTTTCTGGTATCGGTTGTTCTTCAAGAGCTCCAGGATATATGGATTTTAATACACTTCATACTACACACGGTAGAGCTTTAGCGTTTGCAACAGGTGTAAAATTAGCTAGACCTGAACTTGAAGTTATTGTAATTACAGGTGATGGTGATGCGGCAGCAATCGGAGGGAACCATTTAATTCATGCTGCAAGAAGAAATATTAACATTACGACAATCGTTTTCAACAATAATATTTATGGTATGACAGGTGGACAATATTCACCTACGACACCTACCGGTGATTTAGGAACAACTGCGCCTTATGGAAATATTGATAGACCTTTTGATATACCAAAATTAGCAGCATCAGCAGGTGCTACTTATGTTGCTAGAGGAACTGCTTACCATGCAAATCAATTAGTTAAACTTGTTGAGAAAGGTATACAAAATAAAGGTTTTTCGTTAATTGAAGGTGTTAGTGTATGTCCTACTTATTATGGAAGAAAAAATAAAAAAGGTACAGCTGTTGACATTATGAAGTGGCAAAGAGATCATGCAGTTGATATTAAGGTTGCAGAAAAACTTTCATCAGAGCAACTTGAAGGGAAATTCTTAATTGGAGAATTTAAAAATACTACAGAACCTGAATATACTGAAGAGTATCAAAAAATAATTGATAGATTTATAAAGGAGAGATAG
- a CDS encoding 2-oxoacid:acceptor oxidoreductase family protein, producing the protein MSKQIELRLTGSGGQGLILGGIILAEAAIMDGKNAIQSQSYGPEARGGASKAEVIISREEIDFPKVQTADLLLSLTQVACDKYVDLIGEEGLLLVDSTVKVPENTKAGKVVQIPILETASEVVGKPMVANIVAIGAINELLKVVSRESLEAAVLNRVPKGTEELNRRALEEGYKLGARE; encoded by the coding sequence ATGTCTAAACAAATAGAATTAAGATTAACTGGTTCAGGTGGGCAAGGTCTTATTTTAGGAGGAATAATCCTAGCTGAAGCAGCAATCATGGATGGAAAGAATGCTATTCAATCACAATCATATGGTCCTGAAGCTCGTGGTGGTGCTAGTAAAGCAGAAGTAATTATTAGTAGAGAAGAAATTGATTTTCCAAAAGTTCAAACAGCTGATCTTTTATTATCTTTAACACAAGTAGCTTGTGATAAATATGTAGATTTAATTGGAGAAGAAGGATTATTATTAGTTGACTCTACAGTAAAAGTTCCTGAGAATACGAAGGCAGGAAAAGTTGTTCAAATTCCAATACTAGAAACTGCTAGTGAAGTAGTTGGAAAGCCAATGGTAGCAAATATTGTTGCAATTGGAGCAATTAACGAATTATTAAAGGTTGTATCAAGAGAATCACTTGAAGCAGCAGTATTAAATAGAGTACCAAAAGGAACAGAAGAGTTAAATCGTCGTGCTTTAGAAGAAGGCTATAAACTTGGGGCTAGAGAGTAA